AATTATTTTAAAAAAGTTGGTTTTCCGGTAGTGGATGCAGACCTGGGGGCTCGAGCTGTGGTTGAGCCGGGAACACAGGGTTTACAAGCTATAAAAGAGCATTTTGGAGAGGATTTTCTCTTTCCCAATGGCACCCTTAACCGGAAGAAACTAGGGGATGTGGTCTTTACCGATAAGGATCAACTCACAGCGCTTAATCAACTGCTCTTGCCTTATATCTATGACTGGGTCAACGACCAAGCCCAGTCTTACCAAGACCAGGGCCATCAATTGATTGTTTTGGATATTCCTTTACTCTATGAGACCAAGTACCAGGACGCTTGTGATGCGGTGATGTTGGTCTATGTTCCAGAAAGCATTCAATTGCAACGACTGATGGACCGGGATAATTTAAGTGAAGACGAGGCCTTTGACCGCATGCTGTCTCAATATAATATTGAACAGAAACTTCGCTGGGCAGATATTGTGATTGATAACCAGGGCAGCATCCATCAAACGGAAAAGCAAGTCGAGGCCTGGTTGAGCATCCAAGGCTTTCAAGCCATAAAATAAGCTGACCAAGCTGGATTTTGCCCCTTATCCTTCCGCCTTTAAACTGTGCTATAATTAATAAAAGAAATATTTTAGAAAATGTCCAAGGAAGGTGAATATTGTGCGCTGCCCCAGATGTCAAGATAATAATACGAAGGTAATCGATAGTCGGCCTGTGGAGGAAAATACATCGATAAGAAGGCGACGCCTATGTACGCAATGTGATTTTCGCTTCACGACCTTTGAACGGGTAGAAAAGATGCCTTTACTGGTTATCAAGCGGGACGGTACCCGGGAAGAATTTTCCAAAGAAAAATTATTACGGGGCTTAGTGAGATCCTGTGAAAAACGGCCAATTGCCCTAGAAACCTTAGAAGAAGTGGTTAAGAATATCGAATCGGACATTCGGCAAAAAGGACAAAACGAGGTGCCTTCAACCCTAATAGGGGAAATGGTCATGGATATTTTGCCCAAGATCGATGAAGTTGCCTATATTCGCTATGCCAGTGTCTACCGTCACTTCGAAGATCCTACCGTCTTTTTGCAAGAAATTGAGCAGTTGAAGCAAATGCAAAAAAATAACGCGGAGGGGCAAACGAATTTAGACTTAGAAGCCAATAACGCGGAGGAAGATCAGTCTTGAATCCATGGGAAAAGTTAAATCCACGTGAACCTCTCAAAATTATCCTCACACAAATTGTTTCCAATGTTAATCTGGAAGTTCTAACCTATCTCTATCAACCAATTATTGGGGCCGAAGCCTTTGCACTCTATATGACTCTCTATGCCTATATTGACCGTTCAGACTATCAATCAGAAGTGATTAACCATGGGGAAATCATGGACCAATTGGTTTTTTCTAAAGAACGCTATGTTAGAAGTAGGCGCCGCTTAGAAGCCATTGGCCTCTTACGTAGCTACACCCAGCAAAGTGGTCAAGCTCCAGTGCAGGCCCTCTATCAGTTGTTAGCACCGGTTTCTTCTGAGCAGTTTTTTAAGGATAGCTTAATGACTAGCTTGCTTTTGGACCATGTGGGGGAAGAGCGGTTTAATCGCTTATTAGACCGCTTTAGCTTTGAAAAAATCACCGATAGTCAGGAAAATGACTGGCAGGAGGTCACAGCGACTTTTCAGGATGTTTTTCACCTGTCTCAAAGCAGTCGCCAATTGAGTGAAAGCGAAAAGCAAAGCTTGTTAAAGAAGCCAAGTAAAACCTCTTTAAAAACTAGTCTGGTCAGTGATTTTGATATGGCTTATTTTACCGAGTTGGTTCAAAGGTCTTTCCTTAGTGAGCGGGCGGTTAGTCAAGAAGTGAAGGAGATGACCCAGACTCTCCATGCCCTCTATGGTTTGGATGAAGTAGCCCTGTCTCAGTTTGCCATTAAGGCAAGTAATGTAAGAACCAACCAAGTGGACATTAATTACTACCAAGGCCTAGTGATCAAGGCCATGGCGGACCAACCGGTAAATAAACGACCTGACTATCAAATGGACCAAGTCAAGCAGCAGACCGAGAGTCAGGGTCAGGATTTACCTAAAGAAAATCAAGATGAAGCTAGTCTAGCCTTGATCAAGGCAGCTAAGGCTTATCCGCCCCTAACCTTTGCTAAGACTATCAAAGAACAAAAAAACGGCTATCTAACTACCAACGAGATAAAAACCTTAGAGATGGTCATGAATAAGGGCCTTATCGATGGACCTACCTTGAACATCATGATTCACTATTATTTGATCAGCCAGGAAAGTTCAAGTATCATCCGGTCGACCTTTGAGCGGACAGTGGATGATTGGAGTCAAAAAAATATTCAAAGTCCGGAACAGGCGCTGACCTATCTCAACAAACGGACTAAACGGATTCAAAAACAAAGACAAAGCAAAAATAAGCGACAAAATACCAAACGTAAGACTTACCAAGAATTACAGCCCGCTTGGTTTAATCAAAAACAAGAGGTGGCAGATAAAGAGGAAAAAATGGACCATGAAAGTGTCCAAGCCTTAGCCGATCGAATTCGGGCGTTGAATAGTGAGGAGGGAGACGAATGAGAAATATTGGGGAAGATATCAGCCATGAGCTCAATAAAGGCAACTTTCGCCAACGCTTAGACCAAACCAAGGCCCAAGTCTTGAGTGATCCGGATGTTAGACAATTTATTGATAAGCATAAAGAAGACTTAGACCAAGAAACGATTGACCGTTCGATATCGAAACTCTATGAATTTGTTCAAGAAAAAGAACGGATAAGGGCGGGGAAAAGACCCAAATTTCCTAATTTCTATCCCAAGCTCATTATGAATTTTAATTATATTGATATTGAATACCAGGCGACTGATGAATTCCTCGCCGCCCAAAAAGAGCGGGAGAAGAAGCAACGGGTCACTTTACTGGAAATGCCTAAGGATTTAAAGGAAGCCTCCTTCCAAAACTTTGACCTGACCGATCCCAAACGGCAAGCTGCCTTGGAGAAGGCTATTGATTTTGTCGAAGCCATGCAGTCTAAGCCCAAGCAATTTCACCAAGGCCTTTACTTACATGGCCCCTTTGGCGTGGGGAAGTCCTTTTTAGCGGCAGCTGTGGCTAATCACTTGGCTGAACATGGTTTCACGACTACCTTGTTCCACTATCCTACTTTTATTAGTGAGATCAAGAGTGCCATCAAAGATAATCGTGTTAACCAGCGACTCAAGAGCCTCCAAGACGCCCAAGTATTAATGATTGATGATATTGGTGCTGAAAGTAATTCGGCCTGGGTCCGTGATGAAGTCCTAGGGGTTCTCTTGCAGAACCGTATGAGTCAAAGCCAGGCTACCTTTTTCACTTCTAATTTTTCCATGAAGGAATTAGAAAATCATTTGGCCCATACTAATCAAGGAGATTCGGAAACCGTCAAGGCGCAGCGGATTATGGAAAGGGTTCGTTATTTGAGCGAGGAAGTAACTATGTCCGGGCGCAACCGTCGCTATTCGGATTAGAGTCACTTCACTTTCCTAAATAAAAGCTTGAATTGTTTCATAAAAAGTGCTTTAATTAAAGCAAGTCAATGATAGAAGACTGAATATAATCAACTTGTATAAGAGACAGGCTAGATGGTGCAAATGCCTGACAGGTTTTATAGGATACCACTTCTTAGACTTTCTATTATGACGTTAGCGCAACGTTATCAGCGTACTAGAGACACAATCGGTGTAAACTAGGGTGGAACCACGATATCAATTTGTAATCGTCCCTTCTGAGTATTCTCAGAAGGGATTTTTTTATAGGAGGAATTTGATAAAATGATACAGTTAACTTTTCCTGATCAAAGTGTAAAAGAATTTGAAGCCGGTGTGAGTGGCCGCGATGTGGCTAAATCCATTAGTAATTCTTTAGCCAAACGGGTGGTGGCTTACACCTTAAACGATGAATTAAAAGGCTTAGATGAAGCCATTGACAGTGATGGCAGCATTCGGTTAATCGACCCTAAGAATAAAGAAACTGAACAAGAAGCCTTAGATATTCTCCGCCATTCCAGTGCCCATTTACTGGCTCAAGCCCTACGCCGTCTCTATCCTAATATTAAATTTGGGGTCGGCCCAGCCATTGAAAACGGCTTCTACTATGACACCGATAATGGTCAAGGCCAACAAGTGAGTGAGGAAGACTTGCCACGGGTTGAAGCTGAGATGGAAAAGATTGTTAAAGAAGACTACCCAGTGGAAGGTAAGGAAGTAAGCCGTGAAGAAGCCAAGGAAATCTTTAAAAATGACCCTTATAAGTTAGAAATTATTGCTGATTTACCTGAAGATGCTACCCTTACCACCTATAGCCAAGGAGAATTTACTGACCTCTGCCGGGGTGGTCATGTTCCATCAACAGGCTATATTAAACACTTTAAATTACTTTCCTTAGCAGGAGCTTACTGGCGAGGGAACTCTGACAATGCTATGATGCAAAGGGTTTATGGAACCAGTTACTTCAATGAAAAAGACCTTAAAGAGGATCTTAAACGTCGCGAAGAAGCTAAGGAACGTGACCACCGTAAAATTGGTAAAGAATTAGATCTCTTTATGATTGATCCTAAAACTGGACAAGGCCTGCCATTCTGGTTACCAAACGGAGCAACCATTCGCCGTCAAGTTGAACGCTATATTGTCGACAAGGAAGTTCAAGCCGGTTACCAACACGTCTATACCCCAATCATGGCTGATGTAGACTTATACAAGACGTCTGGTCACTGGGACCATTATAGTGACGACATGTTTCCAACCATGGATTTTGAAGATGGTGAAAGCTTTGTCTTACGTCCAATGAACTGCCCTCACCACATCCGGGTTTACCAAAATAAGGTGCATTCTTACCGGGAATTACCTATCCGCATTGCCGAACTAGGCATGATGCACCGTTATGAAAAATCAGGCGCTCTATCTGGTTTACAACGGGTAAGAGAAATGACCCTGAATGACTCCCATATCTTTGTGCGTTTAGACCAAATTAAGGACGAATTCAAGAGCATTTTACGCTTCATGCAAGATGCTTACCATGACTTCAATATTACTGACTACCGCTATCGTTTAAGCTACCGCGACCCTAAAGATACCAAGAAATACTTTGATGATGATGAAATGTGGGAAAAAGCCCAATCCATGTTAAAGGAAGCTATGGATGAATTAGGCTTGGACTACTTTGAAGCAGAAGGGGAAGCCGCTTTCTACGGACCTAAGTTAGATGTTCAAGTGAAAACTGCCCTAGGCAATGAAGAAACCCTTTCAACCATCCAATTAGACTTCCTCCTACCGGAAAAATTCGATGTGACCTATGTCGGTGAAGATGGTCAAAATACCCACCGTCCAGTGATGATTCACCGGGGAATTGTTTCCACTATGGAACGTTTTGTAGCTTACTTAATTGAAGAATATAAGGGGGCCTTCCCAACTTGGTTAGCTCCACAACAAGCCATTTTAATCCCAGTGAATGAAAACCAACATGCGGATTATGTCTACCAAGTGGCTAACCGCATGCGCAGTGAAGGACTACGGATTGAAGTCGATGACCGCAATGAAAAAATGGGTTACAAGATTCGTGAAGCCCAAACCCGCAAGGTACCTTATCAATTAGTCTTTGGTGACAATGAAATTGAAAATGGCACGGTAACTGTCCGTTGTTATGGGTCTAAGAAAACGGAAACTGTTGATTTAGATGAATTTCTCAGCATGATCCATGCAGAAATTGAAAGTTATGGTGTAAAAGACTAGTTAAGTTGACAACGTGCTTATGCTTTTAAGCTAATGATTTAGAGACCGATTAGCTTAAAGCTGGCACGTTTTTTATCAGCTAAAAGCAAGTGACTTCAAAAAAGAAAAGTGGTGGGAAAAGATGATCAGGCAAATTATGCGCTTTATCCTGGTAGGTGGGCTAAGCACGCTTCTTGATTTTTTCGTCTTTAGCTTATTAATCAGCTGTCAAGTCCATTACTTAGGGGCTAATGTGTGTGCCTTTATGCTTTCCTTAGTCTTTAACTATTGGGCCAGTATGCGCTTTGTCTTTCAGTCTAGCTTTTCTAAGGAGGAGCGCTGGCAGGAATTTCTCCTGTTTTTAGTCTTAGCTCTTTCAGGCTTGCTGATTCAAGAACTGATCTTATACCTACTGATAGAGCAACTAAGCCTGGACGCCCATCTGGCTAAATTAGCTGGCATCCTTGTGGTCATGGTTTATAATTTTCTTAGCCGAAAAGCATTATTAGAAAGCGAGCAGTGATATGACATTTCAAGTCATTCATGGGGATATTACCCAAGTGGAAGTAGAAGCCATTGTCAATGCAGCCAACTCCTCCCTGCTAGGAGGTGGAGGTGTCGATGGGGCCATTCACCAGGCGGCTGGCCCTGAACTTTTGGCTGAATGCAAGCAATTAGGGGGCTGTCCAACTGGTCAGGCCAAATTAACCCGCGGTTATCAATTACCCGCTGATTATGTTATTCACACGGTAGGGCCAGTTTGGCAGGGTGGCGACCAGGAAGAAGAAGCCCTATTAACTTCTTGCTACCTAGAGTCTCTCCAGCTAGCTGCTAGTATCCCGGTAAAGTCGCTGGCCTTTCCTTTAATATCCGCTGGGGTATATGGCTATCCCAAGGACCAAGCTTTGTCAGTGGCAAAAAGTACCATTCAAAGTTTTTTAGCCACTTATCCCAAAGACCTCGACGTCTTTCTGGTCCTCTATCCCTAATAACTCACAGAGAGAAGGTAAAGCATTAATGAAAGATGAGCAAAAAATCACCGCCCTTCATGATCATGTGCGACAAAAAGTTAAAGCAAATTTTCCGCAAATTCTTGATATCAGTCAGTTCATTTTCCAACATCCAGAATTAGGCGACCAGGAATACGTGTCTTCGGACTATCTTGTCAAGCTCCTCCAAGAAGCTGGTTTTCAGGTAGACCGAGCCTATCAGGGGATTGAAACCGCCTTCCGAGCAGAATTCCGCTTGGGAGATGGGCCTAAGATTGCCTTTTTAGCGGAATATGATGCCTTGCCGGGTTTCGGACCCGATAAAAAACCAGGTCACGCTTGTGGCCACAATTGGATCTCAGCTTCGACTGTAGGGGCAGGAATTGTCTTAAGTCAAATGAAGAAGTTCTTCCAAGGAACGGTGGTCGTGATTGGTACGCCAGCGGAAGAAAATTTTGGCCGCAAGGTTGATTTAGCTCGGAGCGGAGCTTTTGATGATATTGATACCTGTATGCAGATGCACCTCTATGAAAGTACCAACCTCAAGGCCAGTGCCCTAGCCATGAATGCCGTCAACTTTCACTTTATCGGCCGGGCCGCCCATGCCGCCATGAGTCCCGAATTGGGAATCAACGCCTTGGATGCTGTCAACTTGACATTTACTGGGATCTCTTACCTCAGGCAACAACTGCCCAGTGATGTTCGCATCCATGGCATTATTAAAGAAGGGGGCCAGGCCGCCAATGTTATTCCTGAATCGGCGACGGCTTTCTTCTATGTGCGGGCACCTAAATTAGCCACTTATCGTCATGCCATGGATCGGGTCATTAATTGTGCCCGCGGCGCGGCCTTGATGACAGGCTGTCAATTGGAAATCAGCTATCCAGAAAATGAATTCTATGACCTCTTAGTTAATCCAGTTTTGGCCGACCGCATGGAAGATCACATGCGCCTGAGTGGTTTTGACGATATTAGCGAGGAAGAGGAAAAACCTGGGTCTACCGATATTGGTAATGTGAGCTATGCTTGCCCAACTTTTTATGGCAATGTGGGCGTTGGCCAGGGTAAGGTTTTCGTTCATGAAGAAGGCTTTCTCCAAGTGGCTGATAGTCCAGAAGCCCACCAGCAACTTAAGCGAGCCGTGGAAGCCTTTGTCGCTTTAGCTATTGAACTTGATCAAGATCCTGACTTGCTCTTAAAAGTGAAAGAAGCCTTTAAAGCACAAATTAAAGAATAATGTCTTGACAAGGTGAAAGCTTTATAGTAATCTATAAAAGTTGAGAAAAGAAGCAGAAACACCCGTTTCTCGCCTGAGTTGACAAGGACGTCCTCGGGCCGATAGATACAGTGACACAATGGTCTCTAGGGACTATTGTGCAAGTACGGCGGGTATAGTGTTTTATATTCGCCGTTTTTCTATGCCGAAATCTCATTTATTGTTGTCACTTTAACATTCGGAGGTGAAGGTATATCGCTAAGAATAAA
The nucleotide sequence above comes from Aerococcus urinae. Encoded proteins:
- the coaE gene encoding dephospho-CoA kinase (Dephospho-CoA kinase (CoaE) performs the final step in coenzyme A biosynthesis.) is translated as MTFRLGLTGSIATGKSTVSNYFKKVGFPVVDADLGARAVVEPGTQGLQAIKEHFGEDFLFPNGTLNRKKLGDVVFTDKDQLTALNQLLLPYIYDWVNDQAQSYQDQGHQLIVLDIPLLYETKYQDACDAVMLVYVPESIQLQRLMDRDNLSEDEAFDRMLSQYNIEQKLRWADIVIDNQGSIHQTEKQVEAWLSIQGFQAIK
- the nrdR gene encoding transcriptional regulator NrdR; its protein translation is MRCPRCQDNNTKVIDSRPVEENTSIRRRRLCTQCDFRFTTFERVEKMPLLVIKRDGTREEFSKEKLLRGLVRSCEKRPIALETLEEVVKNIESDIRQKGQNEVPSTLIGEMVMDILPKIDEVAYIRYASVYRHFEDPTVFLQEIEQLKQMQKNNAEGQTNLDLEANNAEEDQS
- a CDS encoding DnaD domain protein — encoded protein: MNPWEKLNPREPLKIILTQIVSNVNLEVLTYLYQPIIGAEAFALYMTLYAYIDRSDYQSEVINHGEIMDQLVFSKERYVRSRRRLEAIGLLRSYTQQSGQAPVQALYQLLAPVSSEQFFKDSLMTSLLLDHVGEERFNRLLDRFSFEKITDSQENDWQEVTATFQDVFHLSQSSRQLSESEKQSLLKKPSKTSLKTSLVSDFDMAYFTELVQRSFLSERAVSQEVKEMTQTLHALYGLDEVALSQFAIKASNVRTNQVDINYYQGLVIKAMADQPVNKRPDYQMDQVKQQTESQGQDLPKENQDEASLALIKAAKAYPPLTFAKTIKEQKNGYLTTNEIKTLEMVMNKGLIDGPTLNIMIHYYLISQESSSIIRSTFERTVDDWSQKNIQSPEQALTYLNKRTKRIQKQRQSKNKRQNTKRKTYQELQPAWFNQKQEVADKEEKMDHESVQALADRIRALNSEEGDE
- the dnaI gene encoding primosomal protein DnaI, with translation MRNIGEDISHELNKGNFRQRLDQTKAQVLSDPDVRQFIDKHKEDLDQETIDRSISKLYEFVQEKERIRAGKRPKFPNFYPKLIMNFNYIDIEYQATDEFLAAQKEREKKQRVTLLEMPKDLKEASFQNFDLTDPKRQAALEKAIDFVEAMQSKPKQFHQGLYLHGPFGVGKSFLAAAVANHLAEHGFTTTLFHYPTFISEIKSAIKDNRVNQRLKSLQDAQVLMIDDIGAESNSAWVRDEVLGVLLQNRMSQSQATFFTSNFSMKELENHLAHTNQGDSETVKAQRIMERVRYLSEEVTMSGRNRRYSD
- the thrS gene encoding threonine--tRNA ligase gives rise to the protein MIQLTFPDQSVKEFEAGVSGRDVAKSISNSLAKRVVAYTLNDELKGLDEAIDSDGSIRLIDPKNKETEQEALDILRHSSAHLLAQALRRLYPNIKFGVGPAIENGFYYDTDNGQGQQVSEEDLPRVEAEMEKIVKEDYPVEGKEVSREEAKEIFKNDPYKLEIIADLPEDATLTTYSQGEFTDLCRGGHVPSTGYIKHFKLLSLAGAYWRGNSDNAMMQRVYGTSYFNEKDLKEDLKRREEAKERDHRKIGKELDLFMIDPKTGQGLPFWLPNGATIRRQVERYIVDKEVQAGYQHVYTPIMADVDLYKTSGHWDHYSDDMFPTMDFEDGESFVLRPMNCPHHIRVYQNKVHSYRELPIRIAELGMMHRYEKSGALSGLQRVREMTLNDSHIFVRLDQIKDEFKSILRFMQDAYHDFNITDYRYRLSYRDPKDTKKYFDDDEMWEKAQSMLKEAMDELGLDYFEAEGEAAFYGPKLDVQVKTALGNEETLSTIQLDFLLPEKFDVTYVGEDGQNTHRPVMIHRGIVSTMERFVAYLIEEYKGAFPTWLAPQQAILIPVNENQHADYVYQVANRMRSEGLRIEVDDRNEKMGYKIREAQTRKVPYQLVFGDNEIENGTVTVRCYGSKKTETVDLDEFLSMIHAEIESYGVKD
- a CDS encoding GtrA family protein; protein product: MIRQIMRFILVGGLSTLLDFFVFSLLISCQVHYLGANVCAFMLSLVFNYWASMRFVFQSSFSKEERWQEFLLFLVLALSGLLIQELILYLLIEQLSLDAHLAKLAGILVVMVYNFLSRKALLESEQ
- a CDS encoding O-acetyl-ADP-ribose deacetylase gives rise to the protein MTFQVIHGDITQVEVEAIVNAANSSLLGGGGVDGAIHQAAGPELLAECKQLGGCPTGQAKLTRGYQLPADYVIHTVGPVWQGGDQEEEALLTSCYLESLQLAASIPVKSLAFPLISAGVYGYPKDQALSVAKSTIQSFLATYPKDLDVFLVLYP
- a CDS encoding M20 family metallopeptidase, with translation MKDEQKITALHDHVRQKVKANFPQILDISQFIFQHPELGDQEYVSSDYLVKLLQEAGFQVDRAYQGIETAFRAEFRLGDGPKIAFLAEYDALPGFGPDKKPGHACGHNWISASTVGAGIVLSQMKKFFQGTVVVIGTPAEENFGRKVDLARSGAFDDIDTCMQMHLYESTNLKASALAMNAVNFHFIGRAAHAAMSPELGINALDAVNLTFTGISYLRQQLPSDVRIHGIIKEGGQAANVIPESATAFFYVRAPKLATYRHAMDRVINCARGAALMTGCQLEISYPENEFYDLLVNPVLADRMEDHMRLSGFDDISEEEEKPGSTDIGNVSYACPTFYGNVGVGQGKVFVHEEGFLQVADSPEAHQQLKRAVEAFVALAIELDQDPDLLLKVKEAFKAQIKE